The genomic interval GAAGGCGCTGCGCAACCTGGTCTACGAGCTGTTCTCCAACAAGGACGCGCTCAAGGCCGTGCTCGCGGAGCTCAAGGAGTACGAGTCGCTGCGCCTGCCCGCCAAGCCCGCGATGGCCGCCAACGCCACGCCCGCGGCGAACGGCGCTCCGGCCACCGCGCCCGCCACCGTCACCGAGCCTGCCACCGTGAAGTCTTGAGCGGCCTTCCCTTCCATCCTTTCCCATCAAGGTAAACGTCATGGCTGAAACCTCTTATCTGCCTGGGTTGTTCAAGAGCGTCCGGCTGGAGCGTCCCGCGGACGCCAAGCCGATGATCTCCGAGAAGTTCGTCCCCGCCCTCGACGAGAAGGAAGTCACCATCGAGGCGCGCTTCATGTCGGCGCTGGCCGCGCTCGTGCAGAACGTCCCCCCCGCGGAGACGGACGCCGGCGACGCGGTGCGCTTCGACAAGGGCAAGGTGCTGGACGTCATCAGCCGCATCGACTCGATGATTGACGACCAGATGAACGAAATCCTCCACCACGAGCGCTTCCAGCAGATGGAGTCCGCGTGGCGCGGTCTGGAGGACCTGGTCTCGCACACCAACTTCAAGGCCAACATCGCCATCGACCTGCTCGACGCCGGCCGGGACGAGCTGGGCCAGGACTTCGAGAACAACTCCGCGGACGTCTTCGCCGGCTCGTTGTTCAACAAGGTCTACATCCAGGAGTACGACCAGTACGGCGGCCGGCCCTTCGGCGCCATGGTGGGCCTCTACGAGTTCTCCTCCACCCCGGGCGACATCAAGTGGCTGCAGTCCATGGGCAAGGTGGCCAACGCCGCGCACTGCCCCTTCGTCGCCGCGGTCAGCCCCAAGTTCTTCGGCTGCGACAAGGTCGAGGAGATGGAGGCCATCAAGGACCTGGAGGGCGCGCTCGCCCACCCGCGCTACGGCAAGTGGAACGCCCTGCGCGACAGCGAGGAGGCCGCGTACCTGGGCTTGACGTTCCCGCGCTACGTGCTGCGCCTGCCCTGGCATCCGGACAAGAACCCGTGCGACGACCTCCACTTCACCGAGGACGCGCAGGGTGACTCCAACAAGTACCTGTGGGGCAACTCGTCCATCCTCTTCGCCCGCAACATGGTGAAGGCGTTCGAGACCTCCGGCTGGTGCCAGTCCATCCGCGGCCCCAAGGGTGGCGGCCTCATCACCGGTCTG from Myxococcus stipitatus carries:
- the tssC gene encoding type VI secretion system contractile sheath large subunit; the protein is MAETSYLPGLFKSVRLERPADAKPMISEKFVPALDEKEVTIEARFMSALAALVQNVPPAETDAGDAVRFDKGKVLDVISRIDSMIDDQMNEILHHERFQQMESAWRGLEDLVSHTNFKANIAIDLLDAGRDELGQDFENNSADVFAGSLFNKVYIQEYDQYGGRPFGAMVGLYEFSSTPGDIKWLQSMGKVANAAHCPFVAAVSPKFFGCDKVEEMEAIKDLEGALAHPRYGKWNALRDSEEAAYLGLTFPRYVLRLPWHPDKNPCDDLHFTEDAQGDSNKYLWGNSSILFARNMVKAFETSGWCQSIRGPKGGGLITGLPVDTFFLRGQEEIKPPVEIAIPDYREYEFARCGFMPLVYRKGSSEATFFSTQSAKVSKRFKDPKDSENSQLVTNMAYTFSITRLAHYIKCIMRDNIGTTADAPYIQNQLDAWLSGYVTTVASPDDLTVRRFPFKATNVEVIQRTGEIGWYDCRVAVLPHIQFEGLNVELMLESRLG